The Candidatus Beckwithbacteria bacterium genome has a segment encoding these proteins:
- a CDS encoding metallophosphoesterase, whose amino-acid sequence MKIGIFSDTHDNVANLEKAHQIFNNHNIELALFCGDLVSPFMFKFLSDWPWPIKMVFGNNEGDKYGIIRRLQQYDLHKIEYAPKGNIFSLEEDGQKIAVFHGNGAEITQALLTCGDYDLVCTGHDHVAKISQIGKTLWVNPGTVAGVSENPEVTKGSVAIYDTKSRQAEIIYLL is encoded by the coding sequence ATGAAAATTGGTATTTTTTCAGATACACATGATAATGTTGCTAATTTAGAAAAAGCACATCAAATTTTTAATAATCACAATATTGAATTGGCTCTTTTTTGTGGCGATCTAGTTTCACCATTTATGTTCAAATTTTTGAGCGATTGGCCATGGCCAATTAAAATGGTTTTTGGTAATAATGAAGGGGATAAGTATGGTATTATCCGTCGTTTACAGCAATATGATCTACATAAAATAGAATATGCTCCAAAGGGAAATATTTTTAGCTTAGAAGAAGATGGTCAAAAAATTGCCGTTTTTCATGGTAATGGTGCAGAAATTACACAAGCTTTACTTACTTGCGGAGACTATGATTTAGTTTGTACTGGTCACGACCACGTGGCTAAAATTTCGCAAATTGGTAAAACCTTATGGGTCAATCCAGGAACAGTAGCTGGGGTTTCGGAAAACCCAGAAGTTACCAAGGGATCGGTGGCTATTTATGATACAAAAAGCCGACAAGCTGAAATAATATATTTGCTATGA